The following proteins come from a genomic window of Candidatus Bathyarchaeota archaeon:
- a CDS encoding CPBP family intramembrane metalloprotease — protein MLSGETIPELAVLSQPWLILGNFIYILFLGGPFQEEFGWRGYALPRLQAHHNALVSSLMLGLV, from the coding sequence ATGCTAAGCGGGGAAACTATTCCTGAATTAGCGGTGTTGTCTCAACCTTGGTTAATTCTGGGAAATTTTATTTACATACTTTTTCTGGGAGGACCGTTTCAAGAGGAATTCGGTTGGAGAGGATACGCGCTTCCTCGGCTTCAGGCGCATCACAACGCACTTGTTTCCAGTTTAATGCTTGGATTAGTATGA
- a CDS encoding 2TM domain-containing protein: MKKEILLEDFKKAWKEVEVKEAKEGFLAHLTAYIIVNAFLIFVNLWTGPGKIWFVWPLAGWAIGLAFHGYFQ; the protein is encoded by the coding sequence ATGAAAAAAGAGATATTGTTAGAGGATTTTAAAAAAGCTTGGAAAGAGGTTGAAGTAAAAGAAGCGAAAGAAGGTTTTCTAGCCCATTTAACTGCATATATTATTGTGAATGCTTTCCTCATATTCGTTAACCTATGGACGGGCCCAGGAAAAATATGGTTTGTATGGCCGTTAGCAGGTTGGGCTATTGGATTAGCTTTTCATGGTTATTTTCAGTAG
- a CDS encoding DUF2330 domain-containing protein, which yields MKKTIFIIVFIIVLAFASPLAYADRGVFPIIDANVYGPGQKAVIAWNGKIERLILSTDLYSNKEVKALEVIPFPSKPEIEAGSFSAFEVIQNLMKEKAPRAPIEKTMLEIVFHEKIGVHDVTIVKAENKEELINFMFNYLSEFNISQSLFISGRREAVLEDYLNRGFHYWVFDLIDLNLEAGSIEPLVYEFQSSFLYYPMKISSLAEGSTKITLYLITSEPINESDLPAKMSLAKYFPINQPIQFQLSKEELSKIDVGCFNLFASLNNDEFKAWLTVVKYEGELNEIDFDLEILKSQVQCRLIKVAVDKNQYKLGETVNIIVNFTHLMPGCFEIQVLHFHLINLEVYDSADRLIQSWSWKVNKDFYKVVFWKPDKSGNYTIKAASFWNGEKLEVENKLIINVLDLGKSDLKLQMSLYAGFTFIIGIGIGFGVAYLFFKRKEKGKSYKTFNALFINEKVNVK from the coding sequence ATGAAAAAAACTATTTTTATAATTGTTTTTATAATTGTTTTAGCTTTCGCTTCTCCGTTAGCTTACGCTGATAGAGGCGTTTTTCCAATAATTGATGCTAATGTTTATGGGCCTGGGCAAAAAGCTGTAATAGCTTGGAACGGCAAGATTGAAAGGTTAATTCTTTCAACAGATCTTTATTCAAATAAGGAAGTTAAAGCTTTAGAAGTTATTCCTTTCCCATCAAAGCCTGAAATTGAAGCTGGAAGCTTTTCAGCTTTCGAAGTTATTCAAAATTTAATGAAAGAAAAAGCTCCTAGAGCCCCTATTGAAAAAACTATGCTGGAAATTGTTTTTCATGAAAAAATTGGTGTTCACGACGTAACAATTGTTAAAGCTGAAAATAAAGAAGAATTAATTAACTTTATGTTTAATTATTTAAGTGAATTTAATATTTCTCAATCTTTATTTATAAGTGGACGTAGAGAAGCAGTTTTAGAAGATTATTTAAATAGAGGTTTTCATTACTGGGTTTTTGATTTAATAGATTTAAATCTTGAAGCTGGAAGCATAGAACCTTTAGTTTATGAGTTTCAAAGCTCATTTCTTTATTATCCAATGAAGATTTCAAGCTTAGCTGAAGGCTCAACAAAAATAACCCTTTACTTAATAACTAGTGAACCTATAAATGAAAGTGATCTTCCAGCTAAAATGAGTTTAGCAAAATATTTTCCAATTAATCAACCGATTCAATTTCAGCTTTCAAAAGAAGAATTAAGTAAAATAGATGTAGGCTGCTTTAATCTTTTCGCATCCTTAAATAATGATGAATTTAAAGCATGGTTAACTGTCGTTAAATATGAAGGCGAATTAAACGAGATAGATTTTGATTTAGAAATTTTAAAATCGCAGGTTCAATGTCGTTTAATAAAAGTAGCCGTTGATAAAAATCAATATAAACTTGGAGAAACAGTTAATATAATTGTTAATTTTACGCATTTAATGCCTGGTTGCTTTGAAATTCAAGTTCTTCATTTTCATTTAATAAATCTTGAAGTATATGATTCAGCTGATAGATTAATTCAATCTTGGAGTTGGAAGGTAAACAAAGATTTTTATAAAGTTGTTTTTTGGAAACCTGATAAATCTGGAAACTATACTATAAAAGCAGCTTCATTCTGGAATGGAGAAAAACTAGAAGTTGAAAACAAATTAATTATTAATGTTTTAGATTTGGGTAAATCAGATTTAAAGCTTCAAATGAGTCTATACGCTGGTTTTACATTTATTATAGGCATAGGTATAGGTTTTGGGGTTGCTTATCTGTTTTTTAAGCGTAAAGAAAAAGGGAAGAGTTATAAAACGTTTAATGCTTTATTTATAAATGAAAAAGTAAATGTTAAATAG
- a CDS encoding 30S ribosomal protein S3ae: protein MKKWFNVAAPACFGELNIASIPCDDENKLIGRVVESTLYDITGDFSHQTIKLYFLITKLEGVKAKTIMKGHEYSSDYLRSLIRRGTSRVDGIFNVTTKDGFSSRVSLVAFSKSRLKTSQKKAIREVMKSVIEEKAKNLNYEQLCQEMVLGKIGSEVYNLAKKICQLRHVGVRKSKLLSMPQKPTEKIEVEVKEAAPT from the coding sequence ATGAAGAAATGGTTTAATGTAGCTGCTCCAGCATGTTTTGGAGAATTAAATATTGCATCTATACCGTGTGATGATGAAAATAAACTAATCGGGAGAGTTGTAGAATCTACTCTTTACGATATTACAGGCGATTTTTCCCATCAAACAATTAAGCTTTACTTTTTAATTACTAAATTAGAAGGTGTAAAAGCTAAAACCATAATGAAAGGTCATGAATATTCTTCAGATTACCTTAGAAGTTTAATTAGAAGAGGCACAAGCAGAGTCGATGGAATATTTAATGTTACTACTAAGGACGGTTTTTCATCTAGAGTTTCTCTCGTAGCTTTTTCTAAATCAAGATTAAAAACGTCCCAAAAAAAAGCTATAAGAGAAGTTATGAAGAGCGTTATTGAAGAAAAAGCTAAAAACTTAAATTATGAACAATTATGTCAAGAAATGGTCCTTGGAAAAATTGGTTCAGAAGTATATAATTTAGCTAAGAAAATTTGTCAATTAAGACATGTTGGAGTTAGGAAGTCAAAGCTTTTATCTATGCCTCAAAAACCAACTGAAAAAATTGAGGTTGAAGTAAAAGAAGCTGCCCCAACTTAA
- a CDS encoding NTP transferase domain-containing protein, whose translation MKGVILAAGVGSRLAPITDNKPKHMIPLCGQPLISYVLTAVKLNGIKDLIIVIRKTDEVTKKFLGNGEKFDLRLDYAFQEKPIGTADALKSALDFIDTNDFLIVYGDILLSNAVIQKVLKCFNEFKDCVVTGASVESTQEYGLIKEKDGKLIDLIEKPKKAPIETLVNAGVYIFNKEEISKAIKETRKSIRGEYELTDSIKILLKKGRTIRVVKVSSEEWMDMGRPWDILEANKRVLSKIETEIFGDVSEKATLIGKVYVGKNAKIKPGSIIEGPTFIDEEAEVGPNSLIRPYTSLGKKSKIGNCCEIKNSVIMNNTKIAHLSYIGDSVIGEFCNIGAGAKIANLKLNEENVKMIIKGRKVDTGRRKLGAFLGDKVKIGINASIMPGVKIGSSTIIGPNVVVYKDVPSKKIVLLKQELTIRKV comes from the coding sequence ATGAAGGGAGTTATTTTAGCTGCTGGAGTTGGAAGTAGATTAGCACCTATTACAGATAACAAACCTAAACATATGATTCCTCTATGCGGTCAACCATTAATATCTTATGTTTTAACAGCTGTTAAATTAAATGGAATTAAGGATTTAATTATAGTTATTAGAAAAACTGATGAAGTTACAAAAAAATTTTTAGGTAATGGAGAAAAATTTGATTTAAGGTTAGATTATGCTTTTCAAGAAAAGCCTATAGGAACAGCTGATGCTCTTAAATCAGCTTTAGACTTTATAGATACGAACGATTTTTTAATTGTTTATGGAGATATTTTGTTAAGCAATGCTGTGATTCAAAAAGTATTAAAATGTTTTAATGAATTTAAAGATTGCGTTGTTACTGGAGCTTCTGTGGAATCTACTCAAGAATATGGATTAATTAAAGAGAAGGATGGAAAACTTATTGATTTAATTGAAAAACCTAAAAAAGCCCCAATAGAGACACTTGTTAATGCTGGAGTTTACATATTTAATAAAGAAGAAATTTCTAAAGCAATTAAAGAAACAAGAAAATCAATTCGTGGTGAATATGAATTAACAGATTCAATAAAAATATTGTTAAAAAAGGGAAGAACTATAAGAGTTGTCAAAGTTTCAAGTGAAGAATGGATGGATATGGGTAGACCTTGGGATATTCTAGAAGCTAATAAAAGAGTTTTAAGTAAAATTGAAACAGAAATTTTTGGTGATGTATCTGAAAAAGCAACTTTAATTGGAAAAGTCTACGTAGGGAAAAATGCTAAAATAAAACCAGGTTCAATAATTGAAGGACCAACTTTCATAGATGAAGAAGCAGAAGTTGGTCCAAATAGTTTAATCCGTCCATACACAAGTTTAGGAAAGAAAAGTAAAATTGGGAATTGCTGCGAAATTAAAAATAGTGTAATAATGAATAATACTAAAATTGCTCATTTATCTTATATTGGCGACAGTGTTATAGGTGAATTCTGTAATATAGGTGCAGGAGCTAAAATAGCTAATTTAAAGTTAAATGAGGAAAATGTAAAAATGATTATTAAAGGAAGGAAAGTGGATACAGGAAGAAGGAAGTTAGGTGCTTTTCTAGGCGATAAAGTTAAAATAGGAATTAATGCAAGCATTATGCCTGGTGTTAAAATAGGTTCTTCAACAATTATAGGTCCAAATGTAGTTGTTTATAAAGATGTCCCAAGTAAAAAAATAGTTTTATTAAAACAAGAATTAACTATAAGAAAAGTTTAA